From one Luteipulveratus mongoliensis genomic stretch:
- a CDS encoding acyl-CoA carboxylase subunit beta, producing the protein MSSRPPSAASALVSASLRPKVSSADDPRNPVNRLREFLDDGSMELITKHNASGMLAAIGTADGSRVVVFVSDATIQGGAMGVEGCKVILAAYERAIADGVPIVGLWHCGGARLAEGVVSLHAVGEVFAIMTRASGVIPQISVVIGPAAGGAAYGPALTDIVILGPDGRIFVTGPDVVRSVTGENVDALRLGGPEPHGRRSGVVHVVTETTEEAFERGRQLSSLLADQGELDPAAVEDRDLAATFPESAKRAYDVHPLVDNVLDDVASSVELHPRWAPNIVTTLGRFGGRTVGVIANNPMRLGGCLDSSSAEKAARFVRMCDAFGVPLIVLVDVPGYLPGAGQEWDGVVRRGAKLLHAFAEAKVPRVTLVTRKTYGGAYIAMNSRSLGATKVFAWSKAEIAVMGHVAAVRILHRRRLAEVDESERTQVENELADEHAKLAGGLPRALEIGVIDEIVEPTATRSALAAAIASAPQTRGQHGNIPL; encoded by the coding sequence ATGTCGTCCCGTCCGCCGAGCGCCGCCTCTGCGCTGGTCTCGGCCTCGCTGCGCCCGAAGGTGAGCTCGGCGGACGATCCTCGCAACCCCGTCAACCGTCTGCGGGAGTTCCTCGACGACGGCTCGATGGAGCTCATCACCAAGCACAACGCGAGCGGCATGCTGGCGGCCATCGGCACCGCCGATGGCTCCAGGGTCGTCGTCTTCGTCTCTGACGCCACGATCCAGGGCGGCGCCATGGGGGTCGAGGGCTGCAAGGTGATCCTGGCGGCGTACGAGCGTGCTATCGCTGACGGCGTACCGATCGTGGGTCTGTGGCACTGCGGCGGCGCGCGCCTGGCCGAGGGCGTCGTGTCGCTGCATGCAGTCGGCGAAGTCTTCGCCATCATGACTCGCGCGTCGGGTGTCATCCCGCAGATCTCGGTCGTCATCGGCCCAGCCGCCGGTGGCGCGGCGTACGGTCCGGCACTGACCGACATCGTGATCCTCGGTCCGGACGGCCGCATCTTCGTGACCGGACCCGACGTTGTCCGGTCGGTCACCGGCGAGAACGTCGACGCGCTCCGACTCGGCGGGCCGGAGCCGCACGGGCGCCGCTCAGGCGTCGTGCACGTGGTCACCGAGACGACAGAGGAGGCGTTCGAGCGGGGTCGCCAGCTGTCCTCGCTGCTCGCCGATCAGGGCGAGCTCGACCCGGCCGCTGTGGAGGACCGCGACCTTGCGGCGACGTTCCCCGAGTCGGCGAAGCGGGCGTACGACGTCCATCCGCTCGTCGACAACGTCCTCGACGATGTGGCGAGTTCCGTTGAGCTGCACCCGCGTTGGGCGCCCAACATCGTCACGACTCTGGGTCGATTCGGTGGGCGCACCGTCGGAGTGATCGCCAACAACCCGATGCGGCTCGGTGGCTGTCTCGACTCCTCATCGGCCGAGAAGGCCGCGCGGTTCGTGCGGATGTGCGATGCATTCGGTGTGCCACTGATCGTGCTCGTGGACGTGCCCGGCTACCTGCCGGGCGCGGGCCAGGAGTGGGACGGCGTCGTACGCCGCGGTGCCAAGCTGCTGCACGCCTTTGCCGAGGCGAAGGTGCCGCGCGTGACGCTGGTGACCCGCAAGACCTACGGCGGCGCGTACATCGCGATGAACTCGCGGTCCCTGGGTGCGACCAAGGTTTTCGCCTGGTCCAAGGCCGAGATCGCCGTGATGGGTCATGTCGCTGCGGTGCGCATCCTGCACCGCCGTCGGCTCGCCGAGGTCGACGAGTCCGAGCGCACGCAGGTCGAGAACGAGCTGGCGGACGAGCACGCCAAGCTGGCCGGCGGCTTGCCGCGGGCGCTGGAGATCGGGGTCATCGACGAGATCGTCGAACCGACCGCGACGCGATCAGCTCTGGCTGCGGCGATCGCCTCCGCGCCGCAGACCCGAGGCCAGCACGGCAACATCCCGCTCTGA
- a CDS encoding beta-ketoacyl-ACP synthase III, whose protein sequence is MSLAPKGTGTLVSGDGARHSRIRGVGGYRPERVITNEEVCTWIDSSDEWIQERSGIVTRRWAREDETVVDMAEQAAHPALEMAGISAEQLGAIIVATVTHPYQTPAAAPLLATRLGANGVPAFDVSAACAGYCHGIALASDMVRGGSAEYVLVIGVEKLSEITDKRDRGTSFILADGAGAAVVGPSDVPGIGPTVWGSDGEKWDAIRQRESWTDITNGKVEDSELEPSSLLMAGQSVFRWAVWSMAPVCQQAIDKAGITAADLDAFIPHQANMRIIDAMLKQLKLPEDIPVARDIADTGNTSAASIPLATERMLREGEVPRGGLALQIGFGAGLVYAAQVVVLP, encoded by the coding sequence ATGTCGTTGGCACCCAAGGGAACCGGGACTCTCGTCTCAGGTGACGGCGCGCGCCACTCGCGCATCCGTGGCGTCGGTGGATACCGACCCGAGCGGGTCATCACCAACGAAGAGGTCTGCACCTGGATCGACTCCTCGGACGAGTGGATCCAGGAGCGCTCCGGCATCGTGACCCGACGGTGGGCCCGCGAGGACGAGACCGTGGTGGACATGGCCGAGCAGGCCGCTCACCCCGCACTCGAGATGGCCGGCATCTCTGCCGAGCAGCTCGGCGCGATCATCGTCGCGACGGTGACGCACCCCTACCAGACCCCAGCCGCCGCTCCCCTGCTCGCAACCCGGCTCGGCGCCAACGGCGTACCCGCCTTCGATGTCTCAGCAGCCTGCGCCGGCTACTGCCACGGCATCGCCCTCGCGAGCGACATGGTGCGCGGCGGAAGCGCCGAGTACGTCCTCGTGATCGGTGTCGAGAAGCTCTCCGAGATCACCGACAAACGCGACCGCGGTACGTCCTTCATCCTGGCCGACGGCGCCGGCGCGGCCGTGGTCGGGCCCTCCGACGTCCCGGGCATCGGCCCGACCGTCTGGGGTTCGGACGGCGAGAAGTGGGACGCGATCCGGCAGCGCGAGTCCTGGACCGACATCACCAACGGCAAGGTCGAGGACTCCGAGCTCGAGCCGTCGAGCCTGCTGATGGCCGGCCAGTCCGTCTTCCGGTGGGCCGTCTGGAGCATGGCTCCGGTCTGCCAGCAGGCGATCGACAAGGCCGGCATCACGGCGGCCGACCTGGACGCGTTCATCCCGCACCAGGCCAACATGCGGATCATCGACGCGATGCTCAAGCAGCTCAAGCTGCCCGAGGACATCCCGGTCGCGCGTGACATCGCCGACACCGGCAACACCTCGGCCGCATCGATCCCGCTGGCCACCGAGCGGATGCTTCGCGAGGGTGAGGTGCCGCGCGGCGGACTAGCCCTCCAGATCGGCTTCGGCGCCGGCCTCGTCTACGCCGCGCAGGTCGTGGTCTTGCCCTGA
- a CDS encoding serine/threonine-protein kinase encodes MTAAQEDAVLGGRYTLRMRIAGGGMGEVWTAWDSILSRTVALKVVKPGLSDDADFSTRFRNEARLAAQLTHGNIAQVYDFGEDDGTAYLVMEFVPGRSLADVIDTSRGLPADRAVALITQAADALQTAHEAGVVHRDVKPANILVTPRGTVKLTDFGIARALGEAKVTRTGEVMGTAQYLPPEAALGREVTAQADVYSLAVVTYELLTGQRPFQADSAVSLAMKHVNEAPPPLPEHLPWGLRQAVMHGLAKDPRQRQPGAEAYARSLRQVGHAPAAAPYVPSPQPVAARPSAAWTSGPQPSQAYSQPVAYTGHHPMQGSYAAGQWPSGPQPVGRRPVTTAMRTVGWAWVAAGLLTCVFLFLPFAHLHATEDHPARQWNAFGLGVAERTYAPAETTGDGVGWVLLVVALIIVALGLPQALGRPHVSLPIIAVVLCFIGGLIWVACLGVITGGDDDHSELGFEPGIWFTGLAGTAMIAAVITAMSKRR; translated from the coding sequence ATGACAGCTGCGCAGGAGGACGCCGTCCTCGGTGGGCGCTACACGCTGCGGATGCGCATTGCCGGTGGCGGTATGGGCGAGGTGTGGACGGCGTGGGACAGCATTCTCAGCCGGACGGTCGCGCTCAAGGTCGTCAAGCCTGGGCTCAGCGACGACGCGGACTTCTCGACCCGCTTCCGCAACGAGGCGCGGCTCGCCGCCCAGCTCACCCACGGCAACATCGCCCAGGTCTACGACTTCGGCGAGGACGACGGCACGGCGTACCTCGTCATGGAGTTCGTCCCGGGCCGTTCGCTCGCGGACGTCATCGACACCTCACGTGGTCTGCCGGCTGATCGGGCAGTCGCGCTGATCACCCAGGCAGCCGACGCACTGCAGACCGCGCACGAGGCGGGCGTCGTGCACCGCGACGTCAAGCCGGCCAACATCCTGGTGACGCCCCGCGGCACCGTGAAGCTCACCGACTTCGGCATCGCTCGCGCGCTCGGCGAGGCCAAGGTGACCCGCACCGGTGAGGTCATGGGCACCGCTCAGTACCTCCCGCCGGAGGCCGCACTCGGCCGCGAGGTCACCGCTCAGGCCGACGTCTACTCGCTCGCCGTGGTCACCTACGAGCTGCTGACGGGACAGCGGCCGTTCCAGGCGGACTCGGCCGTGAGCCTGGCGATGAAGCACGTCAATGAGGCGCCTCCGCCCCTGCCCGAGCACCTTCCGTGGGGTCTGCGGCAGGCCGTCATGCACGGGCTCGCCAAGGATCCGAGGCAGCGACAGCCAGGCGCGGAGGCGTACGCCCGTTCGCTGCGCCAGGTCGGCCACGCTCCGGCGGCCGCGCCGTACGTGCCGTCGCCGCAGCCTGTGGCAGCCCGCCCCTCGGCAGCGTGGACGTCGGGTCCTCAACCGTCCCAGGCCTATTCGCAGCCGGTCGCCTACACCGGCCACCATCCGATGCAGGGGTCGTACGCCGCCGGCCAGTGGCCATCGGGTCCTCAGCCGGTCGGTCGCCGACCGGTCACGACGGCCATGCGCACCGTGGGGTGGGCGTGGGTGGCGGCCGGGCTGCTGACCTGTGTCTTCCTGTTCCTGCCGTTCGCGCACCTGCACGCCACGGAGGATCATCCCGCGAGGCAGTGGAACGCCTTCGGGCTGGGTGTTGCGGAGCGGACGTACGCCCCGGCCGAGACGACGGGTGACGGTGTCGGGTGGGTCCTGCTCGTGGTGGCGCTCATCATCGTGGCGCTCGGGCTGCCTCAGGCACTGGGCCGGCCGCACGTCTCCTTGCCGATCATCGCGGTCGTGCTCTGCTTCATCGGCGGCTTGATCTGGGTGGCGTGCCTGGGGGTCATCACGGGTGGCGACGACGACCACAGCGAGCTGGGGTTCGAACCCGGTATCTGGTTCACAGGGCTGGCTGGAACGGCGATGATCGCAGCGGTCATCACGGCAATGTCCAAGCGCCGCTAG
- a CDS encoding amino acid ABC transporter permease: MSQLFSEFEVWSAFWMTIKLTVLAAIGSLVIGTLVAVLRLSPVPMLRFLGTSYVNVFRNTPLTLIILSCNLVLWAKLGVTLADDKDPKFFDINNFRLALVGLTIYHASYVCEALRSGVNTIPLGQAEAARSIGLTFRQSLREVVLPQAFRGSVVPLGNTLIALTKNTTVAVTIGVAEMAAVLAKVTEDDPGKLNQAFFVSAALFVLLTLPVGLLIGRLGKRLAVKR; the protein is encoded by the coding sequence ATGTCACAGCTGTTCAGCGAGTTCGAGGTCTGGTCCGCCTTCTGGATGACCATCAAGCTGACGGTCCTCGCGGCCATCGGCAGCCTGGTCATCGGAACCTTGGTTGCGGTCCTGCGACTGTCACCGGTCCCGATGCTCCGTTTCCTCGGCACGTCCTACGTCAACGTCTTCCGTAACACGCCCCTAACGCTCATCATCTTGTCCTGCAACTTGGTCCTCTGGGCCAAGCTCGGGGTCACGCTCGCGGACGACAAGGACCCGAAGTTCTTTGACATCAACAACTTTCGGCTCGCACTTGTTGGTCTGACGATCTATCACGCGAGCTATGTCTGCGAGGCGTTGCGGTCGGGCGTCAACACGATCCCGCTGGGCCAGGCCGAGGCCGCTCGCTCCATCGGGCTCACCTTCAGGCAGAGCCTGCGCGAGGTCGTCCTCCCTCAGGCGTTCCGCGGGTCGGTCGTGCCATTGGGCAACACACTCATCGCGCTCACCAAGAACACCACCGTGGCCGTGACGATCGGTGTCGCCGAGATGGCCGCGGTGCTTGCCAAAGTCACCGAGGACGACCCTGGCAAGCTCAATCAAGCGTTCTTCGTGAGCGCGGCTCTCTTTGTCCTGCTCACCCTCCCGGTCGGCCTCTTGATTGGTCGGCTCGGCAAGCGACTGGCGGTGAAACGATGA
- a CDS encoding DUF3145 domain-containing protein, whose amino-acid sequence MSVAMSRAVTRGVVYVHSTPTALCPHVTWALESLLEVPVRFEWTKQPIAPTMVRGELSWAGEPGTGARIASSLRGWEHLRYEVTEEPSPGCDGSRWSHTPDLGIHHTWTSASGDAIVNEDRLRSALAASQGDPEQFRVEMAELLGAAWDQELEPFRVAGEGATVRWLHRVS is encoded by the coding sequence ATGTCTGTCGCGATGTCGCGTGCCGTCACGCGAGGCGTGGTGTACGTACACTCCACGCCTACTGCGTTGTGCCCGCATGTCACCTGGGCCTTGGAGTCCCTGCTCGAGGTGCCTGTGCGGTTCGAGTGGACCAAGCAGCCCATCGCACCGACCATGGTGCGCGGCGAGCTGTCCTGGGCTGGCGAGCCCGGCACGGGTGCTCGCATCGCCAGCTCGCTGCGCGGCTGGGAGCACCTGCGCTACGAGGTGACCGAGGAACCGAGCCCTGGCTGCGACGGCTCACGCTGGTCACACACGCCTGATCTCGGCATCCATCACACCTGGACGTCCGCCAGCGGCGACGCGATCGTCAACGAAGACCGACTGCGCTCGGCACTTGCGGCGAGCCAGGGCGACCCGGAGCAGTTCCGGGTCGAGATGGCCGAGCTGCTCGGTGCCGCATGGGACCAGGAGCTCGAGCCCTTCCGCGTCGCGGGCGAAGGCGCCACGGTGCGCTGGCTGCACCGCGTCTCCTGA
- the fabF gene encoding beta-ketoacyl-ACP synthase II, with the protein MSADQRIVVTGIGATTPIGGSATETWDALLAGTSGARPLDFDWVEQYDLPVTFAATIKQDPADVLKRVETRRMDPSAQYAMIASREAWADAGAPEIDPVRLGVAIGTGIGGVHTLLAQYDVLKEKGPRRVYPLTVPMLMPNTASGNVSLELKARAGAHTTVSACSSGAEAMGYAAEMIRQGRADVMVAGGTEAAIHPLPIAGFAAMQALSTRNDDPAGASRPYATDRDGFVLAEGAAIIVLESYEHAQARGAKIYAELASIGMSSDAYHITAGEPEGEGAARAMLEAVERAGLKPADIIHINAHATSTPVGDLAESNAIQRAFGDAVDDIAVTGTKSMTGHLLGAAGALETVLTIQTVHERLIPATINLTDQDPAIPLNVVTGDHRKLPDGDIAALNNSFGFGGHNIAVVVKSI; encoded by the coding sequence ATGAGCGCTGACCAGCGCATCGTCGTCACCGGTATTGGCGCCACCACGCCGATCGGTGGCAGCGCCACCGAGACCTGGGACGCGCTGCTCGCGGGCACCTCCGGCGCCCGTCCCCTCGACTTCGACTGGGTAGAGCAGTACGACCTGCCCGTCACCTTCGCCGCCACCATCAAGCAGGATCCGGCCGATGTGCTCAAGCGCGTCGAGACCCGTCGCATGGACCCGTCCGCGCAGTACGCGATGATCGCCTCCCGCGAGGCCTGGGCTGATGCCGGTGCCCCGGAGATCGATCCGGTACGCCTCGGCGTCGCGATCGGTACGGGCATCGGTGGCGTGCACACCCTTCTGGCGCAGTACGACGTGCTCAAGGAGAAGGGGCCGCGTCGCGTCTACCCGCTGACCGTGCCCATGCTGATGCCCAACACGGCGTCCGGCAACGTCTCGCTCGAGCTCAAGGCGCGCGCCGGGGCTCACACCACGGTGTCTGCCTGCTCGTCCGGCGCGGAGGCCATGGGCTACGCCGCGGAGATGATCCGCCAGGGCCGCGCCGACGTCATGGTCGCCGGTGGCACCGAGGCTGCGATCCACCCACTGCCGATCGCGGGTTTCGCTGCGATGCAAGCACTTTCGACCCGCAACGACGACCCGGCGGGCGCGTCCCGCCCCTATGCCACGGACCGCGACGGGTTCGTACTCGCCGAAGGCGCGGCGATCATCGTGCTGGAGTCCTACGAGCACGCGCAGGCTCGCGGCGCCAAGATCTACGCAGAGCTGGCGAGCATCGGGATGTCCTCCGACGCGTACCACATCACTGCTGGCGAGCCTGAGGGCGAAGGCGCTGCACGGGCGATGCTCGAGGCGGTCGAGCGGGCCGGTCTCAAGCCTGCGGACATCATCCACATCAATGCGCACGCCACCTCGACCCCGGTCGGTGACCTCGCCGAGTCCAACGCCATCCAGCGCGCGTTCGGCGACGCCGTCGATGACATCGCGGTGACAGGAACCAAGTCGATGACCGGTCACCTGCTCGGTGCGGCGGGCGCGCTCGAGACGGTGCTGACGATCCAGACGGTGCACGAGCGGCTGATCCCCGCGACCATCAACCTGACGGACCAGGACCCGGCCATCCCGCTGAACGTCGTCACCGGTGACCACCGCAAGCTCCCGGACGGCGACATCGCGGCGCTCAACAACTCCTTCGGATTCGGCGGCCACAACATCGCTGTCGTCGTGAAGAGCATCTGA
- a CDS encoding IS481 family transposase translates to MPHGSAALSFEGRRRLVRRCQHRPIAHVAAEAAVSRQCLSKWYARWRRHGDAGLHDRTSRPEHSPTATPKAVIEQIIELRKRKWSARRIHLELAQEGTDVAVCTISRILVRHGLNRLRHLDVDGEPLRAPGKIIARYPGHMTHLDVKKVGRIPDGGGWRAHGKHSPQAKASDRARKKGQRIGYTYLHSAVDGFSRLAYTEAHDDEKAATAIGFMFRARVFFTAHGITRFTRIVTDNGACYRAHDFTRAVHSFAAKHQRTKPFTPKHNGKVERYQQTLARELLYAAVFESEQHRRDRLRVWQVHYNYHRPHTAAGDQPPASRLPARVTNLMRSNI, encoded by the coding sequence ATGCCTCACGGTAGTGCCGCCCTGTCGTTCGAGGGCCGCCGTCGTCTTGTCCGCCGCTGTCAGCACCGGCCGATCGCGCACGTCGCGGCCGAGGCCGCGGTCTCTCGTCAGTGCCTGTCCAAGTGGTACGCCCGCTGGCGGCGCCACGGCGACGCTGGCCTGCACGACCGGACCAGCCGCCCCGAGCACTCACCGACCGCTACACCCAAGGCGGTCATCGAGCAGATCATCGAGCTACGCAAACGCAAGTGGTCCGCGCGCCGGATCCATCTCGAGCTGGCCCAGGAAGGCACCGACGTCGCGGTCTGCACGATCAGCCGGATCCTGGTCCGACACGGCCTGAATCGTCTACGCCACCTCGACGTCGATGGCGAACCACTACGAGCACCGGGAAAGATCATCGCTCGCTACCCCGGTCACATGACCCACCTGGATGTGAAGAAGGTCGGACGCATCCCCGACGGCGGCGGCTGGCGAGCTCACGGCAAGCACTCACCCCAGGCCAAGGCCTCTGACCGGGCCCGTAAGAAGGGCCAACGGATCGGGTACACCTACCTGCACTCGGCCGTGGACGGCTTCTCCCGGCTGGCCTACACCGAGGCCCACGACGATGAGAAGGCTGCCACCGCCATCGGGTTCATGTTCCGCGCCCGGGTGTTCTTCACCGCGCACGGCATCACCCGCTTCACCCGCATCGTGACCGACAACGGCGCCTGCTACCGCGCGCATGACTTCACCCGCGCCGTGCACTCCTTCGCCGCCAAGCACCAACGGACCAAACCCTTCACGCCTAAGCACAACGGCAAGGTCGAGCGCTACCAACAGACCCTGGCCCGCGAGCTCCTGTACGCCGCCGTGTTCGAGTCCGAGCAGCACCGCCGCGATCGGCTTCGGGTGTGGCAGGTCCACTACAACTACCATCGGCCCCACACCGCCGCCGGAGACCAGCCACCAGCCTCACGCCTCCCAGCCCGTGTCACCAACCTCATGCGCAGCAACATCTAG
- a CDS encoding amino acid ABC transporter ATP-binding protein, translating to MSDPSVAMPADDDVAEVQAAPGEPLVVLDGVNKHFGDLHVLKDIDLTVHQGEVVIVIGPSGSGKSTLCRTINRLETYETGTITIDGVPLPDEGADLARLRADVGMVFQSFNLFAHKTILQNVTLGPIKVRKQKKDQAEERAMELLARVGVDHQASKYPAQLSGGQQQRVAIARSLAMEPKVMLFDEPTSALDPEMINEVLDVMTSLAKEGMTMIVVTHEMGFAHKAADRVVFMSDGAILEQGTPQEFFDHPKTDRAKDFLGKILTH from the coding sequence ATGAGCGACCCCTCTGTTGCCATGCCCGCCGACGATGACGTCGCTGAGGTCCAGGCTGCGCCTGGAGAGCCGCTGGTCGTGCTCGATGGCGTCAACAAGCACTTCGGCGACCTGCACGTGCTCAAGGACATCGACCTCACCGTCCATCAGGGCGAGGTCGTCATCGTGATCGGGCCCTCGGGCTCCGGCAAGTCGACCTTGTGCCGCACGATCAACCGGTTGGAGACCTACGAGACCGGCACCATCACGATCGACGGTGTGCCGCTGCCCGACGAGGGTGCGGACCTGGCTCGGCTGCGGGCTGATGTCGGCATGGTCTTCCAGTCCTTCAACCTCTTCGCGCACAAGACGATCCTGCAGAACGTCACGCTCGGACCGATCAAGGTTCGCAAGCAGAAGAAGGACCAAGCCGAAGAGCGCGCCATGGAGCTGCTGGCTCGGGTCGGCGTCGACCACCAGGCCTCGAAGTACCCTGCACAGCTGTCGGGTGGTCAGCAGCAGCGGGTGGCCATCGCCCGATCACTGGCCATGGAGCCCAAGGTCATGCTGTTCGACGAGCCGACCTCGGCGCTCGACCCGGAGATGATCAACGAGGTCCTCGACGTCATGACCTCGCTCGCCAAGGAAGGCATGACGATGATCGTCGTCACCCACGAGATGGGGTTCGCCCACAAGGCGGCCGACCGCGTGGTGTTCATGTCTGACGGCGCAATCCTCGAGCAGGGCACTCCGCAGGAGTTCTTCGACCACCCCAAGACTGATCGAGCCAAGGACTTCCTCGGCAAGATCCTCACTCATTAG
- a CDS encoding glutamate ABC transporter substrate-binding protein → MQIRRMSGVAVVAAAALMLAACGDDKKDDGGSTGGGAGGKIAIGIKYDQPGLGFKDGSKFTGFDVAVATYVAKELGYSADKIDFKVSPSKQREKMLAAGTVKMTFATYSITDKRKKEVSFAGPYFVAGQSLLVKSDSGITGIKDLAGKKVCSVTGSTSVDNLKKQQPNLVPQKYDDYSACASALADGVIDAMTTDDAILAGYANQDTYKGKFKLVGEPFSEERYGVGLKKGDTATCTKVNTAIAKMISSGEWKKAVEANLGTDYKYNTTTNPPKQDACA, encoded by the coding sequence ATGCAGATTCGTCGTATGAGCGGGGTCGCGGTCGTTGCGGCCGCAGCGCTCATGCTCGCCGCGTGCGGGGATGACAAGAAGGACGACGGGGGTTCGACCGGGGGCGGCGCCGGGGGCAAGATCGCCATCGGCATCAAGTACGACCAGCCGGGCCTCGGTTTCAAGGACGGCAGCAAGTTCACCGGCTTCGACGTGGCGGTCGCCACCTACGTCGCCAAGGAGCTTGGCTACAGCGCGGACAAGATCGACTTCAAGGTCTCACCGTCCAAGCAGCGCGAGAAGATGCTGGCTGCCGGCACCGTCAAGATGACCTTCGCGACCTACTCGATCACCGACAAGCGAAAGAAGGAGGTCTCGTTCGCGGGGCCGTACTTCGTTGCGGGACAGTCCCTTCTGGTCAAGAGCGACAGCGGGATCACCGGCATCAAGGACCTCGCCGGCAAGAAGGTCTGCTCCGTCACGGGCTCGACCTCGGTGGACAACCTCAAGAAGCAGCAGCCCAACCTCGTCCCGCAGAAGTACGACGACTACTCCGCCTGCGCCTCCGCGCTCGCGGACGGTGTCATCGACGCGATGACGACGGATGACGCGATCCTCGCCGGCTACGCCAACCAGGACACCTACAAGGGCAAGTTCAAGCTGGTGGGCGAGCCGTTCTCTGAGGAGCGCTACGGCGTCGGCCTCAAGAAGGGCGACACCGCCACCTGCACCAAGGTCAACACCGCGATCGCCAAGATGATCAGCAGTGGCGAATGGAAGAAGGCCGTCGAGGCCAACCTCGGCACCGACTACAAGTACAACACCACGACCAACCCGCCCAAGCAGGACGCCTGCGCCTGA
- a CDS encoding amino acid ABC transporter permease: MSAGVLFDAPGPKARRRHQILAGIGGLIFLGILALVVMRLNDKHQFTSEMWKPFTTSSMWQDTLLTGLWGTVKAAAISIVIAAVLGGLLALGRMSEIAPLRWVCGVWVELTRAIPVLLMMLFTYGALTQGALADSTLVSADNKALVATVTGLVLYNSAVICEVVRSGVDQLPSGQREAGLSIGLRQQQTLRTILLPQAVTAMLPALVGQLVVILKDTALGYNVLYNELLYSAKLGSVKAGNIVPMMIVVAVIYIIVNYLITKLAALLERRLAQRGRTVAGPDAAQGGGLAGPVGGPSMTHNTQAN, encoded by the coding sequence ATGAGCGCCGGAGTCCTGTTCGACGCGCCCGGTCCGAAGGCACGACGTCGTCACCAGATCCTTGCTGGCATCGGTGGCTTGATCTTCCTCGGCATCCTCGCGCTCGTCGTGATGCGGCTGAACGACAAGCACCAGTTCACCTCCGAGATGTGGAAGCCGTTCACGACCAGCTCGATGTGGCAGGACACCTTGCTCACCGGTCTGTGGGGCACGGTCAAGGCGGCTGCGATCAGTATCGTCATCGCCGCGGTGCTCGGTGGCCTGCTCGCGCTGGGGCGGATGTCGGAGATCGCGCCCTTGCGCTGGGTGTGTGGTGTCTGGGTCGAGCTGACCCGCGCGATCCCGGTCCTGCTGATGATGCTGTTCACCTACGGCGCCCTGACGCAGGGCGCGCTTGCGGACTCCACCCTCGTGAGCGCGGACAACAAGGCCCTGGTGGCTACGGTCACCGGACTGGTGCTCTACAACTCCGCGGTGATCTGTGAGGTCGTTCGCTCCGGCGTCGACCAGCTGCCGTCCGGTCAGCGTGAGGCCGGCCTGTCCATCGGCCTTCGTCAGCAGCAGACGCTGCGGACGATCCTTCTTCCGCAGGCGGTCACCGCGATGCTGCCGGCCCTGGTCGGTCAGCTGGTCGTCATCCTGAAGGACACCGCGCTCGGCTACAACGTGCTCTACAACGAGCTGCTGTACTCGGCCAAGCTAGGCTCCGTGAAGGCTGGCAACATCGTGCCGATGATGATTGTGGTCGCGGTCATCTACATCATCGTCAACTACCTGATCACCAAGCTCGCGGCGCTACTTGAGCGTCGTCTCGCCCAGCGTGGCCGCACGGTCGCCGGACCGGACGCTGCACAGGGCGGCGGGCTGGCGGGACCGGTCGGCGGACCGAGCATGACCCACAACACCCAGGCCAACTAG
- a CDS encoding acyl carrier protein has translation MAQTEQEILAGLADIINEETGLATEEVQPEKSFTEDLDIDSLSMMTIVVNAEEKFDVRIPDDDVKNLSTVGDAVSYIKGAQG, from the coding sequence ATGGCCCAGACCGAGCAGGAGATCCTGGCCGGCCTTGCCGACATCATCAACGAGGAGACCGGTCTGGCGACCGAGGAGGTCCAGCCGGAGAAGTCCTTCACCGAGGACCTCGACATCGACTCGCTGTCGATGATGACCATCGTGGTCAACGCCGAGGAGAAGTTCGACGTCCGCATCCCCGACGACGACGTGAAGAACCTGTCGACCGTCGGCGACGCCGTCAGCTACATCAAGGGCGCGCAGGGCTGA